From Desulfovibrio inopinatus DSM 10711, the proteins below share one genomic window:
- a CDS encoding sigma-54-dependent transcriptional regulator — MANILIIDDDPVLCRSMAASIADVGHEAHIAYSLEQGRSILADVEIDVVFLDVVLPDGDGMKEVEQIKHATSHPEVIIITGYGGPEGAEAAVKSGAWDYLCKPISDKEMMLPLLRALQYRREKHSSRRQEPLHRDRIIGNSPAMQKSLELVAQASAGDANILLVGETGVGKELFARAIHDNSRRKNGPFVVVDCAALPETLIEATLFGHVRGAFTGADKDKTGLIRMADGGSLFLDEIGELPLPLQRGFLRVLQERVVRPVGSNKEFKSDFRLISATNRNLDSMAADGTFREDLLFRLKTMRILLPPLRERREDIRQLLVYYAPRLAAATGVSSKIFAPEFIQTLLQYDWPGNVREFISTLEIAILAAGNAPTLYPAHLPESVRITAVKKRTHEAIHTSRSDILDTPLALPETIPTLKEFRDEMIEFAEEKYLQYVVRVTKADIKAMLSLSGLSKSRFYELLRKYNIQTKT, encoded by the coding sequence ATGGCCAATATTCTGATCATCGACGACGACCCCGTCCTCTGCCGTTCCATGGCCGCCTCTATCGCCGACGTAGGCCATGAAGCACACATTGCGTACTCCCTGGAACAAGGACGTTCCATTCTCGCCGACGTAGAGATCGACGTTGTCTTTCTTGATGTGGTGCTCCCCGATGGAGACGGCATGAAGGAAGTCGAACAAATCAAACATGCCACATCTCACCCCGAAGTCATCATTATTACCGGGTATGGCGGTCCCGAAGGCGCCGAGGCGGCTGTCAAAAGCGGAGCCTGGGACTATTTGTGCAAACCGATTTCAGATAAGGAAATGATGCTGCCACTGTTGCGAGCACTTCAATATCGACGTGAAAAACACAGCAGCCGTCGTCAAGAACCGCTCCATCGCGACCGTATCATCGGAAACTCTCCAGCCATGCAGAAAAGTCTTGAGCTGGTTGCGCAAGCCTCAGCTGGGGATGCCAATATTCTGCTTGTCGGAGAAACCGGTGTCGGCAAAGAACTGTTTGCTCGGGCCATTCATGACAATAGTCGACGAAAAAATGGTCCGTTTGTCGTCGTGGATTGTGCGGCGTTACCGGAAACACTTATTGAAGCCACATTATTCGGCCATGTTCGCGGCGCATTTACCGGAGCGGACAAAGACAAAACCGGCTTAATACGTATGGCCGACGGCGGAAGCCTTTTTTTGGACGAAATCGGAGAATTACCACTTCCGTTGCAACGAGGATTTCTTCGCGTCTTGCAGGAACGCGTTGTCCGACCGGTCGGCTCAAACAAAGAGTTTAAAAGTGATTTTCGACTCATATCCGCAACAAACCGTAATCTCGACTCCATGGCGGCCGATGGTACATTTCGCGAAGACCTGCTGTTCCGGCTCAAAACCATGCGCATCCTCCTCCCCCCGCTTCGCGAACGACGGGAAGATATCCGGCAACTCCTCGTGTATTATGCACCGCGTCTCGCTGCTGCAACGGGTGTCTCGTCAAAAATTTTCGCCCCAGAATTCATTCAAACGTTGCTTCAATACGATTGGCCGGGAAATGTTCGCGAATTCATTAGCACCCTTGAGATTGCCATCTTGGCTGCAGGGAATGCTCCGACATTATATCCGGCACACCTTCCGGAATCGGTACGTATTACGGCGGTAAAGAAACGAACACACGAAGCCATCCATACATCGCGTTCGGATATTCTCGACACGCCGCTTGCCCTCCCGGAAACGATTCCGACGCTCAAAGAATTCCGTGATGAAATGATTGAGTTCGCAGAGGAGAAATACTTACAATATGTTGTACGTGTTACTAAAGCGGATATTAAGGCCATGCTTTCACTTTCTGGTCTTTCAAAATCGCGTTTTTATGAGCTATTACGAAAATATAATATTCAAACTAAAACATAA
- a CDS encoding ATP-binding protein, with protein sequence MDVHNHCHDSEFLRRIIMDVSEAVAVLDTKLAVIFANTAYWSLTGMREQDGIGVVPPLFSSEHNDSDLLLSMQSALTSKTNWSGRLTFWRDDGAFFILAASLSPARAVEEPKKAIVAMFRDVTGELDLANRLHHAQKMEALGTLATGIAHDFNNILTPVLLNVDRMLHNHTANDPEHVLLADIYLSATRARELIRQILDYSRSKFGKRIVIHVGSLVRETLHLLDSAFPPRVQVVFNTARGRDMVLADPVRLHQALMNVFMNAAQAMGNAGGTMTISIQEEDEPPTEGKRPNKRVIVRISDTGPGIPPAIRHRVFDPFFTTKNPGEGTGMGLAETRDIIRVLGGEVTFHDNTDGPGTTFTLNLPLVETPTPERTWSATESSQVQVCRRILLVDNDPKVLASLAMTLERNGCAARAHTDADIALRECTQSPQSFDVVIATEFMRRMDGLEFFRQIKRIRPDMPCILLTAGPVPQDRSEVWYLVRATVPKPVEASALLAALDEV encoded by the coding sequence ATGGACGTTCACAATCATTGCCACGACAGCGAATTTCTCCGACGGATCATCATGGATGTCTCGGAAGCCGTCGCCGTTCTGGACACGAAATTGGCGGTTATCTTCGCCAATACGGCCTATTGGAGTCTGACCGGCATGCGGGAACAGGATGGCATCGGAGTCGTTCCTCCGCTCTTTTCGAGCGAACACAACGACAGTGATCTTCTGCTCTCGATGCAATCGGCTTTGACCAGTAAAACCAACTGGTCCGGGCGCTTGACATTTTGGCGTGATGACGGCGCATTTTTCATTCTGGCAGCCTCCCTCTCTCCGGCACGTGCCGTTGAGGAACCGAAAAAAGCCATTGTTGCCATGTTTCGTGATGTCACCGGCGAACTCGACTTGGCCAATCGGCTTCACCACGCACAAAAGATGGAAGCGCTTGGGACACTCGCTACCGGCATAGCACACGATTTCAACAATATATTGACGCCCGTCCTGCTTAATGTTGATCGCATGCTTCACAACCACACAGCGAACGACCCGGAACACGTCCTTTTGGCCGACATATACCTCTCAGCCACCCGAGCACGTGAGCTTATTCGCCAAATTCTGGACTATAGCCGGTCAAAATTCGGAAAACGCATCGTCATACACGTGGGGTCCCTCGTCCGAGAAACATTACACTTGCTTGACAGCGCGTTTCCTCCCAGAGTCCAGGTTGTCTTCAATACGGCTCGAGGGCGTGACATGGTGCTGGCCGATCCGGTTCGATTGCACCAAGCATTAATGAATGTCTTCATGAATGCGGCTCAAGCCATGGGAAATGCTGGCGGCACCATGACCATCAGCATACAAGAGGAAGACGAACCTCCAACGGAAGGAAAACGTCCGAACAAACGAGTCATCGTCCGTATCTCCGATACAGGCCCAGGCATTCCTCCTGCCATTCGACATCGTGTCTTTGATCCGTTTTTCACCACAAAAAATCCAGGGGAAGGAACAGGGATGGGCCTCGCCGAGACGCGTGATATCATCCGCGTCCTTGGCGGCGAAGTCACCTTTCACGATAATACCGATGGACCGGGAACCACGTTCACATTGAATTTACCATTGGTGGAAACTCCCACCCCGGAACGCACCTGGTCTGCAACGGAATCCAGCCAGGTCCAAGTCTGCAGGCGTATTTTGCTTGTGGACAATGATCCCAAAGTGCTCGCGTCGTTAGCGATGACACTGGAGAGAAACGGATGTGCGGCCAGAGCACACACGGATGCCGACATTGCACTGCGTGAATGCACGCAATCCCCTCAATCCTTTGATGTTGTCATCGCAACCGAGTTCATGCGACGTATGGATGGACTTGAATTCTTCCGCCAGATCAAACGGATTCGTCCGGACATGCCGTGTATATTGCTCACAGCCGGTCCGGTCCCCCAGGATCGGAGCGAGGTTTGGTATCTCGTCCGTGCCACGGTACCCAAGCCGGTGGAAGCTTCCGCTTTGCTTGCGGCGCTTGATGAAGTGTAA